In the genome of Actinomadura graeca, one region contains:
- a CDS encoding STAS domain-containing protein, which yields MPGPLTTVFGVEQGDHVWIGYTGEDERRALWAAHVTAAAERGERAVLIDGGAWAARLGGHGDRALLGHGQVTVQAPGDAGFAAGRLDEGRLVDVLRGQSAQAARLGLRGLRVCVDLTGLLRAGVPARSGCPLAAVCSAQPRPPALICHGDRIGLPAGPFGALRAGHAPALEACEALRRGPLLCVERLTGPAGLRLSGEADRSSLDRLEAELRDAVRGGRDLHLDMRGLRYADVAAVRVLARTAAGMPVGDRLVLHAPGPVVRAILRSFPWDHRLVMEEGGWR from the coding sequence GTGCCCGGCCCGCTGACCACGGTGTTCGGGGTCGAGCAGGGCGATCACGTCTGGATCGGCTACACGGGCGAGGACGAGCGCCGCGCGCTGTGGGCGGCGCACGTCACCGCCGCGGCGGAACGCGGGGAGCGGGCGGTGCTCATCGACGGCGGCGCCTGGGCGGCCCGCCTCGGCGGCCACGGTGACCGGGCGCTCCTCGGTCACGGCCAGGTGACGGTGCAGGCGCCGGGCGACGCGGGGTTCGCCGCGGGGCGGCTCGACGAGGGCAGGCTGGTGGACGTGCTGCGCGGGCAGTCGGCGCAGGCGGCGCGGCTCGGGTTGCGCGGCCTGCGCGTCTGCGTGGACCTCACCGGGCTCCTGCGCGCCGGGGTCCCGGCCCGATCCGGCTGCCCGCTGGCGGCGGTCTGCTCCGCCCAGCCCCGTCCGCCGGCGCTGATCTGCCACGGCGACCGGATCGGGCTGCCCGCCGGACCCTTCGGCGCGCTGCGGGCCGGGCACGCGCCGGCGCTGGAGGCGTGCGAGGCGCTGCGGCGCGGCCCGCTGCTGTGCGTGGAGCGCCTGACCGGCCCGGCGGGCCTGCGGCTGAGCGGCGAGGCCGACCGGTCGAGCCTCGACCGGCTGGAGGCGGAGCTGCGGGACGCCGTCCGCGGCGGCCGTGACCTGCACCTGGACATGCGGGGACTGCGGTACGCGGACGTCGCGGCGGTGCGGGTGCTGGCCCGCACCGCCGCGGGGATGCCGGTGGGGGACCGGCTCGTCCTGCACGCGCCCGGCCCGGTCGTGCGGGCGATCCTGCGGAGCTTCCCGTGGGATCACCGGCTCGTGATGGAGGAGGGCGGGTGGAGGTGA
- a CDS encoding glycosyltransferase family 4 protein yields MSPFKRARRGMHRILRRAALWALRPLRWRRVPPPRGRLRVRVLLQHAHGTGGTVRTVLNLCGHLARDHDVEIVSVVRKRERPFFPLPPDVGVVFADDRVSPRSGPARVLARLPSLLTPVDEASFRGMTLWTDLRLLRTLCDTPPDVLIATRPSLNLLAAELAPGGVVTVGQDHMSLPAYRPRLRRQIVRRYRRLTALATLTETARAEYAAALRDAPVRVVRIPNASPDLPGGPSRRDAAVVLAAGRLVHTKGFDLLIRAFEPLAAAHPGWTLRIFGSGSGDARLRAMVAERGLTGRVDLRPATARLAAEMEDASVFALPSRREGLPMVVIEAMGKGLPVAAFDCRTGPADLITSGHDGLLVPPGDVTALTAALGALIADPALRDRLGEEARHTARAYDLRHIGRRWTRLLAELRPHNPIAPGPAHRPCLEQPTGRETDAMDHQRERSPEGS; encoded by the coding sequence ATGAGCCCGTTCAAGCGCGCCCGGCGGGGCATGCACCGCATCCTCCGCCGGGCCGCGCTGTGGGCCCTGCGCCCGCTCCGATGGCGCCGCGTGCCGCCGCCGCGCGGACGGCTGCGCGTCCGCGTGCTCCTCCAGCACGCCCACGGCACCGGCGGCACGGTCCGCACCGTGCTGAACCTGTGCGGCCACCTCGCCCGCGACCACGACGTCGAGATCGTCAGCGTCGTCCGCAAGCGCGAGCGGCCGTTCTTCCCCCTCCCGCCGGACGTCGGCGTCGTCTTCGCCGACGACCGCGTCTCGCCGCGCTCCGGCCCGGCCCGCGTCCTGGCGCGCCTCCCCAGCCTCCTCACCCCGGTGGACGAGGCGTCGTTCCGGGGCATGACCCTGTGGACGGACCTGCGGCTCCTGCGGACCCTGTGCGACACGCCCCCCGACGTCCTCATCGCGACCAGGCCGTCCCTCAACCTCCTCGCCGCCGAACTCGCCCCGGGCGGCGTCGTGACGGTCGGCCAGGACCACATGAGCCTGCCGGCCTACCGGCCCCGCCTCCGCCGCCAGATCGTCCGGCGGTACCGCCGCCTCACCGCGCTGGCGACCCTCACCGAGACCGCCCGCGCCGAATACGCGGCGGCGCTGCGGGACGCGCCCGTCCGGGTCGTCCGCATCCCGAACGCTTCGCCCGACCTGCCCGGCGGGCCCTCCCGCCGCGACGCCGCGGTCGTCCTCGCCGCCGGGCGGCTCGTCCACACCAAGGGCTTCGACCTGCTCATCCGGGCCTTCGAGCCGCTGGCCGCCGCCCACCCAGGCTGGACCCTGCGCATCTTCGGCTCCGGCTCCGGCGACGCCCGGCTGCGCGCCATGGTCGCCGAACGCGGGCTCACCGGCCGCGTCGACCTGCGCCCGGCCACGGCCCGCCTGGCGGCGGAGATGGAGGACGCGTCCGTGTTCGCCCTGCCGTCCCGCCGCGAGGGGCTGCCGATGGTCGTCATCGAGGCCATGGGCAAGGGCCTCCCGGTCGCCGCCTTCGACTGCCGCACCGGCCCGGCCGACCTCATCACCTCGGGACACGACGGGCTCCTCGTCCCGCCCGGGGACGTCACCGCGCTCACCGCCGCCCTCGGCGCGCTCATCGCCGACCCCGCCCTGCGCGACCGCCTCGGCGAGGAGGCCCGCCACACCGCGCGCGCCTACGACCTGCGCCACATCGGCCGCCGGTGGACGCGGCTGCTGGCCGAGCTGCGCCCGCACAATCCGATTGCGCCCGGACCCGCCCATCGCCCATGCTTGGAGCAGCCGACAGGAAGGGAGACCGACGCCATGGACCACCAGCGCGAACGCTCTCCCGAAGGCTCGTAG
- a CDS encoding S1C family serine protease yields the protein MGRTRNVRMGAAALAGVLALGGCSDGDAGAARGRAPTPNGGATQLQGQYEQVVAAVLPSVVKIETDQGEGSGVVFDGEGHVVTNAHVVAGARRIQVTASSGGAALKAAPVGAFAADDLAVVKVEGGALRPASFGDSAKIEVGRIVLAMGNPLGLAGSVTNGIVSALNRTVSTKQEGDFPGATIADAVQTSAAINPGNSGGALVGLDGQVIGIPTAAASDPQMGGAAIGIGFATPSNTVKRIVPQLIRDGRVTDSGRAAIGATVRTVVGPSGQGGGVAIVEVAPGGGAAKAGVRPGDLILSANGTATPDQTALSGVLAGLKPGGTVTLQIQRPDGSKETLGVTLGELPAD from the coding sequence ATGGGCAGGACACGCAACGTCCGGATGGGTGCGGCGGCGCTGGCGGGGGTGCTCGCGCTCGGCGGATGCAGTGACGGGGACGCGGGGGCGGCGCGAGGGCGGGCGCCCACGCCGAACGGGGGAGCGACGCAACTCCAGGGGCAGTACGAGCAGGTCGTCGCCGCCGTGCTCCCGTCGGTCGTGAAGATCGAGACCGATCAGGGCGAGGGCTCGGGCGTCGTCTTCGACGGCGAGGGCCACGTCGTCACCAACGCGCACGTGGTCGCCGGGGCGCGGAGGATCCAGGTCACGGCGTCCAGCGGCGGCGCCGCGCTGAAGGCGGCACCGGTGGGCGCCTTCGCGGCCGACGACCTCGCGGTCGTCAAGGTGGAGGGCGGCGCGCTGCGGCCGGCCTCGTTCGGCGACTCGGCCAAGATCGAGGTCGGGCGGATCGTGCTCGCGATGGGCAACCCGCTGGGGCTGGCGGGCAGCGTCACCAACGGCATCGTCTCGGCGCTCAACCGCACGGTGTCGACCAAGCAGGAGGGCGACTTCCCCGGCGCGACGATCGCCGACGCCGTCCAGACCAGCGCCGCCATCAACCCCGGCAACAGCGGCGGCGCCCTTGTCGGGCTGGACGGCCAGGTCATCGGCATCCCCACGGCCGCCGCCTCGGACCCGCAGATGGGCGGCGCGGCCATCGGCATCGGGTTCGCCACCCCGAGCAACACCGTCAAGCGCATCGTCCCGCAGCTGATCCGCGACGGCAGGGTCACCGACTCCGGCCGCGCCGCGATCGGCGCCACGGTGCGGACGGTCGTCGGCCCGTCCGGGCAGGGCGGCGGCGTCGCGATCGTCGAGGTCGCGCCCGGCGGCGGCGCGGCGAAGGCCGGCGTCCGGCCGGGCGACCTGATCCTCTCGGCGAACGGCACCGCCACACCGGACCAGACGGCGCTGTCCGGGGTCCTCGCCGGGCTGAAGCCCGGCGGCACCGTCACCCTGCAGATCCAGCGTCCGGACGGCTCGAAGGAGACGCTCGGCGTCACCCTCGGCGAGCTCCCCGCGGACTGA
- a CDS encoding mycothiol transferase, whose product MTSAELLTDAFGRIQEVVREAAGGLTPEQLAFRADADANTIAWLVWHLTRVQDDHIADAAGTPQVWTSDGWERRFGLPFAPSETGYGQSRDEVAAVRVASADLLTGYHDAVHDRTVAYVGALTDGDLGRVVDEAWDPPVTLSVRLVSVVSDALQHAGQAAFVRGLVQRA is encoded by the coding sequence ATGACCAGTGCAGAACTGCTCACCGACGCGTTCGGCCGGATCCAGGAGGTCGTCCGCGAGGCGGCCGGCGGGCTCACGCCGGAGCAACTCGCCTTCCGCGCCGACGCGGACGCCAACACGATCGCGTGGCTGGTGTGGCACCTCACCCGCGTCCAGGACGACCACATCGCCGACGCCGCCGGGACGCCGCAGGTCTGGACGTCCGACGGCTGGGAGCGGCGGTTCGGGCTGCCCTTCGCCCCGTCCGAGACGGGCTACGGGCAGTCCCGCGACGAGGTCGCCGCCGTGCGGGTCGCATCGGCGGACCTGCTGACCGGCTACCACGACGCCGTGCACGACCGGACCGTCGCCTACGTCGGCGCGCTGACCGACGGGGACCTCGGCCGCGTCGTGGACGAGGCGTGGGACCCGCCCGTCACGCTGTCGGTGCGGCTGGTCAGCGTGGTCTCCGACGCCCTCCAGCACGCCGGGCAGGCGGCGTTCGTCCGCGGGCTGGTCCAGCGCGCCTGA
- a CDS encoding STAS domain-containing protein, which yields MTVCTVTCRAEGPRTVIALAGDLSLATVQQAERAIREGRREHGEHLVFDLERLAFLDSSGLSLLLRFYLAAEGRGGSAALAGPVSERVARVLQVTNLDQRLTIHPSLAAALDTAPAEPDRRPGARATEP from the coding sequence ATGACCGTGTGCACCGTCACCTGCAGGGCCGAAGGCCCGCGCACCGTGATCGCCCTGGCCGGGGACCTGTCCCTGGCGACCGTCCAGCAGGCCGAGCGCGCCATCCGCGAGGGCCGCCGCGAGCACGGCGAGCACCTGGTCTTCGACCTGGAGCGCCTCGCGTTCCTGGACTCCAGCGGGCTGAGCCTCCTGCTGCGGTTCTACCTGGCCGCGGAGGGACGCGGCGGGAGCGCGGCGCTGGCCGGGCCGGTGTCCGAGCGGGTCGCCCGCGTCCTGCAGGTCACCAACCTGGACCAGCGCCTGACGATCCACCCGAGCCTCGCCGCGGCGCTCGACACCGCGCCCGCGGAGCCGGACCGGCGGCCCGGCGCCCGCGCCACCGAGCCCTGA